One part of the Tunicatimonas pelagia genome encodes these proteins:
- a CDS encoding glycosyltransferase family 2 protein produces the protein MPPKVSVSIITYNHEKYIAQAIDSVLKQRVTFHYEIIIGDDCSSDGTRQILQAYQQKYPDVIQLVLHPHRYQGVPGRLNNITNLYACRGQYVALLDGDDYWISEDKLQQQVDFLDKNHNYALAFHDAKITFDNNSREEYRFSNRLDYLHQNGTFTQEDLLSKGWFIPTSSVMYRNSYFDEFPDWFWDVMSADTALHLLLSQHGNIYYACQVYSVYRQHNQSFISLYYHNTEISRSKINDLRIFRAKFLTPNSKRNFFQYLVLNYRIERRIAHYKHSVLHKLKREKQYVSMLRFSLKVISFSFCIFYLLLYVGKLKRFASRIYDGLFSRSALVRS, from the coding sequence ATGCCCCCCAAGGTCAGCGTATCAATCATTACGTATAATCACGAGAAATACATCGCTCAGGCCATTGATAGTGTGCTCAAGCAGCGGGTTACTTTCCACTACGAAATCATTATTGGCGACGATTGTTCTTCCGATGGCACCCGCCAGATACTACAAGCGTATCAGCAGAAGTACCCAGACGTTATTCAGTTGGTATTGCACCCCCACCGCTACCAGGGGGTACCAGGAAGGCTAAACAATATCACTAATCTATACGCTTGCCGGGGGCAGTACGTTGCCCTGTTAGATGGGGATGATTACTGGATTAGCGAAGACAAACTACAGCAACAAGTAGACTTTTTAGACAAAAATCATAACTATGCCCTCGCTTTTCACGATGCAAAAATCACTTTTGACAATAATTCGCGTGAAGAATACCGCTTTAGTAATAGGTTAGATTACCTTCATCAGAACGGTACTTTCACGCAAGAAGATCTTCTTTCTAAAGGGTGGTTTATTCCTACTTCATCTGTCATGTACCGAAACAGTTACTTTGATGAATTTCCTGATTGGTTTTGGGATGTAATGAGTGCTGATACTGCTCTCCATCTACTTTTATCTCAGCACGGCAATATTTATTACGCGTGCCAAGTATATAGTGTGTACCGCCAACATAATCAAAGCTTCATCTCACTGTATTATCACAATACAGAAATTTCGCGTAGTAAAATTAATGATCTAAGAATCTTTAGAGCAAAATTTCTAACCCCGAACTCAAAAAGAAATTTCTTTCAATATTTGGTTCTGAACTATCGAATTGAGAGAAGAATTGCTCATTATAAACACTCGGTACTTCATAAGTTGAAAAGAGAAAAACAGTATGTGTCCATGCTACGATTTTCACTGAAAGTTATATCGTTCTCATTTTGCATTTTTTATCTATTGCTTTACGTAGGCAAGCTAAAACGTTTCGCCTCAAGAATCTATGACGGCTTATTTTCTCGTAGTGCTTTAGTCAGATCATAA
- a CDS encoding glycosyltransferase, whose translation MKRKLIKFDIIHPPEYLAQKKGEWTDLSTISRKEYTDRLIRLRSNYSDFYTYHLNQTSDWEAEEFFLLDDTFLEKTAQELFGSNHRLIKQWHGRKNAKLRFNPTKWRDYVIDQYIQEVKPDVIFVRSQPMPSRFWQKYRHNTLLVSRLSARLPFNWHPNHWDMIYTDQPDFKTFFELHGVPTIINDQGFDARIITELKIREKKHEVTFVGGLGTQNFSKRTNFIDSIAQQVNFKWWGYWWKYGGDGRSMAEFSALHQTFHGLTSGLEMFQIYKDSKIVMNDYVDTANGIGFNQRMFEVMGCGAFLLTREAPNFKKLFPDNVFTTYSDERDFLDKVAYFLTHEQEREEIAQNAQKFVVEYYDYSKIVKEFNYDLTKALRENKPS comes from the coding sequence ATGAAGCGAAAACTTATAAAATTTGATATTATTCATCCGCCCGAATACTTAGCACAGAAGAAAGGTGAATGGACTGACTTGTCAACTATATCTCGTAAGGAATATACCGATAGATTAATTCGGTTGCGGAGCAACTATTCCGATTTTTATACTTATCATCTCAACCAGACGAGTGATTGGGAAGCTGAAGAGTTTTTTTTATTAGATGACACCTTTCTGGAAAAAACAGCGCAAGAACTTTTCGGTTCAAATCATAGATTGATAAAGCAGTGGCACGGTCGTAAAAACGCTAAACTTAGGTTTAATCCCACTAAATGGCGCGACTACGTAATAGACCAATATATTCAGGAGGTTAAGCCTGATGTTATTTTTGTACGTTCTCAGCCAATGCCCAGTAGATTTTGGCAGAAGTACCGCCATAATACATTGCTTGTATCACGCCTTTCCGCTCGCTTACCTTTCAATTGGCATCCCAATCACTGGGATATGATTTATACTGACCAACCGGACTTTAAAACTTTTTTTGAGCTACACGGAGTGCCCACCATCATTAACGATCAAGGCTTTGATGCGCGAATTATTACTGAGCTGAAAATACGCGAAAAAAAGCACGAGGTGACTTTTGTGGGTGGCTTGGGAACGCAGAATTTTTCTAAGAGGACGAACTTCATTGATAGCATTGCCCAACAAGTTAATTTCAAGTGGTGGGGTTACTGGTGGAAGTACGGGGGCGATGGGAGAAGTATGGCAGAGTTTTCAGCGTTGCATCAGACCTTTCATGGGCTTACCTCAGGTTTGGAGATGTTTCAAATCTACAAAGACAGTAAAATTGTAATGAATGATTACGTGGATACAGCTAATGGTATTGGGTTTAATCAACGCATGTTTGAGGTAATGGGCTGCGGTGCCTTTCTGCTTACCCGAGAAGCCCCTAACTTCAAAAAGTTGTTCCCGGATAATGTTTTTACTACCTATAGTGATGAGCGAGATTTTTTAGATAAAGTGGCGTACTTCTTAACCCACGAGCAAGAAAGAGAAGAGATTGCACAAAATGCTCAAAAGTTTGTAGTAGAATACTACGACTATAGCAAGATTGTGAAGGAGTTCAATTATGATCTGACTAAAGCACTACGAGAAAATAAGCCGTCATAG
- a CDS encoding DegT/DnrJ/EryC1/StrS family aminotransferase produces MSIPLIDLKAQYSRIQPEIDTAIQQTISQTAFIGGESVAQFEQEFGGYLGASQVVSCGNGTDALEIILRTLNIGSGDEVLVPTMSWVATSEVVVTAGATPVFVDVNPGTYTINPQEAAQKITERTKAIMPVHLYGHPADMPAIMQLAETHKLWVIEDCAQAHGATINGKKAGTWGHAAGFSFFPSKNLGCYGDGGAMAFREEKHAEQARTIARHGQQTRHHHVLHGRNSRLDGLQAAILLAKLQYLDQWLSEKQQVAYQYTERLAELAPIVCPSEQAGYQHAWHLYVIRTSERDQLKQMLQRQGIQTGIHYPTALPFLPCYQDLNHQPEDFPITSQYQPEILSLPMYAELTESQVDFISQTIADFFN; encoded by the coding sequence ATGTCTATTCCTCTTATTGATTTAAAAGCGCAGTATAGTCGTATTCAGCCAGAAATTGATACGGCTATTCAGCAAACAATTTCTCAGACCGCTTTTATTGGCGGTGAATCGGTAGCCCAGTTTGAGCAGGAGTTTGGAGGTTACTTAGGCGCATCTCAGGTAGTTAGTTGCGGGAATGGTACTGATGCCTTAGAGATTATTTTGCGAACGCTGAACATTGGTTCCGGCGATGAAGTGCTAGTTCCTACTATGTCATGGGTGGCTACTTCGGAGGTAGTAGTAACCGCGGGGGCGACACCGGTTTTCGTAGATGTGAACCCAGGTACGTACACCATAAACCCGCAAGAAGCAGCACAAAAAATAACTGAGCGGACGAAGGCCATTATGCCGGTTCATTTATACGGTCACCCGGCTGATATGCCCGCAATTATGCAGCTTGCCGAAACGCATAAGCTGTGGGTAATTGAAGATTGCGCTCAGGCTCACGGAGCAACTATTAACGGAAAGAAAGCAGGTACCTGGGGTCATGCAGCAGGTTTTAGTTTTTTTCCTAGCAAAAACCTAGGCTGCTACGGCGATGGTGGGGCGATGGCTTTTCGAGAAGAGAAACACGCTGAACAGGCGCGTACAATTGCCCGTCATGGTCAGCAAACCCGCCATCACCACGTATTGCACGGACGAAATAGTCGGCTAGACGGACTACAAGCGGCAATTCTTCTGGCTAAATTACAGTATCTGGACCAGTGGCTGAGCGAAAAGCAACAAGTCGCCTATCAGTACACTGAAAGATTAGCGGAATTAGCCCCAATCGTCTGCCCCAGTGAACAGGCTGGCTATCAGCACGCTTGGCACCTGTACGTAATACGAACCTCGGAGCGAGACCAACTGAAGCAAATGTTGCAAAGGCAGGGTATTCAGACCGGAATTCATTATCCTACGGCACTACCTTTTCTGCCTTGCTACCAGGATTTGAACCATCAACCTGAAGACTTTCCGATTACCAGTCAGTACCAGCCGGAGATTCTATCGTTGCCCATGTATGCGGAATTGACCGAGTCCCAGGTAGATTTTATTTCGCAGACGATTGCTGATTTTTTTAACTGA
- a CDS encoding formyltransferase family protein yields MRFVIVGNNDGPLTLLQSLQGTNLSPVVIGLQKNVDSQLLEQYEQYVSSDRLLVGFNQAKLADWLAGYSITYLINCFCNFKFTTLLDRYQVLNVHLAPLPRYRGRHPLPWALINGEKTFGITIHQMTNEIDGGDIYWQKEIPIVEAMSVQDLRTNLMEQLRAGFGTFLTDFAADSITSQPNNDQEATYVARRYPQDSELTEWHDRDLIIRKVMALRSTNDPAFLSINDQTVKVHRASWGSRVYVGVAAPFVSQVQTEQVEIVCQDGQTVWLSNFEPESISFSINQRI; encoded by the coding sequence GTGAGGTTTGTAATTGTAGGAAATAACGACGGGCCACTCACCTTACTTCAATCTTTGCAAGGCACCAACCTAAGTCCGGTAGTAATTGGATTGCAGAAGAACGTAGATTCCCAGTTACTAGAGCAGTACGAGCAGTACGTTTCATCCGATCGCTTATTGGTTGGCTTCAACCAAGCAAAACTAGCGGATTGGCTAGCTGGCTACTCGATAACGTATTTGATTAACTGCTTTTGCAATTTCAAGTTTACTACCCTACTAGACCGCTACCAAGTACTCAACGTACATTTGGCCCCTCTACCGCGCTACCGGGGTCGTCATCCATTGCCCTGGGCACTCATTAATGGCGAAAAAACCTTCGGAATAACCATTCACCAGATGACCAACGAGATTGACGGTGGCGATATTTATTGGCAGAAAGAAATTCCGATTGTCGAGGCAATGTCGGTACAGGATTTACGAACCAATCTTATGGAGCAACTGCGAGCCGGGTTTGGAACGTTTTTAACTGATTTTGCTGCTGATAGCATTACCTCTCAGCCCAACAACGATCAAGAAGCTACGTATGTTGCCCGTCGTTATCCCCAAGATAGTGAGCTTACCGAATGGCACGATCGTGATCTAATTATTCGTAAAGTAATGGCATTGCGCTCTACGAATGATCCCGCTTTTTTAAGTATAAATGATCAAACGGTAAAGGTTCATCGGGCTTCCTGGGGTTCTCGTGTGTATGTAGGGGTTGCCGCTCCTTTTGTTAGCCAGGTACAGACCGAGCAGGTGGAGATTGTTTGCCAAGATGGCCAAACTGTTTGGTTGAGCAATTTTGAACCAGAGAGCATATCTTTTAGCATTAACCAGAGAATTTAG
- a CDS encoding GNAT family N-acetyltransferase: MVEIVPYDALESSFYKSKVNNLFYSSRWLAVLQKTYGYQWFTAWDTSSEYFILFTVIDNLTGRKIISLPFSDYTPVNPSNRESLPNIVLALREKYPHHQIVLKTELAADDPVAASLGKPTRHAIYHRIDTSNPSQITQSSSFRRGVRKAKKAEVTTEVRTDEAALSTFYQMYHQLRLEKFNSIPQPYGFFQNIYQTFIEAEHVFVLQASRQQQVIASIIVLRHQATLYYKFGCSASDSLGYRPNNLLFHRLIEIAVEKKCHTIDLGLSGTGPSYEGLRRFKESIGGVQHPITYFTLTPDEYDERTEKESKALLTALTQTIVNQKLEVEATSELSSVIYPYFA, translated from the coding sequence ATGGTGGAAATTGTTCCGTATGATGCGCTAGAGTCATCGTTCTACAAGTCTAAGGTAAACAACTTATTCTATTCGAGCCGATGGTTAGCCGTACTTCAAAAAACGTACGGATATCAGTGGTTCACCGCCTGGGATACCAGTAGTGAATATTTTATTTTGTTCACAGTGATCGACAATCTAACGGGTAGGAAAATTATTAGCTTACCCTTTTCCGATTATACGCCAGTTAACCCATCCAACCGGGAATCGCTACCCAACATTGTTCTGGCACTGCGAGAAAAATACCCTCACCACCAAATCGTTCTTAAGACCGAACTAGCGGCTGATGATCCGGTAGCTGCTTCTTTGGGTAAACCTACTCGCCACGCGATTTACCACCGAATCGATACTAGCAATCCTTCTCAAATTACTCAGTCATCGTCTTTTCGGCGAGGAGTACGGAAAGCCAAAAAAGCAGAAGTTACTACTGAAGTCAGGACCGATGAGGCCGCTCTAAGTACATTTTATCAGATGTATCATCAACTTCGGCTTGAGAAGTTTAACAGCATTCCTCAACCCTACGGATTCTTCCAAAACATTTACCAGACATTTATTGAAGCGGAGCATGTGTTTGTTTTACAAGCTTCGCGACAGCAGCAAGTGATTGCCAGTATTATTGTGCTCCGGCATCAAGCTACGCTCTACTATAAATTTGGCTGTTCAGCTTCTGACTCTCTAGGGTATCGTCCCAATAACCTTTTGTTTCATCGGCTTATTGAAATTGCGGTAGAAAAAAAGTGCCACACAATTGATTTAGGACTTAGCGGAACCGGACCGTCCTACGAAGGGCTCCGACGCTTCAAAGAAAGCATAGGCGGGGTTCAGCATCCAATTACCTACTTTACATTAACTCCAGATGAGTACGACGAACGTACTGAGAAAGAAAGTAAAGCACTACTAACGGCACTGACCCAAACGATAGTTAATCAAAAACTGGAAGTAGAAGCCACTAGTGAACTAAGTTCCGTCATCTATCCCTATTTCGCGTGA
- a CDS encoding Gfo/Idh/MocA family protein gives MRKIRFGVVGCGHIGRRHIAVIEAESQAEMVAICDVDQQVLQKLSADYPQVISYTNYERMLAEAAIDIICICTPHGLHSIMSIQAAYAKKHILVEKPMALTCLESERMIQAAEENGVSLYVVKQNRYNAPILLTKRTLDEGRLGRVFMVQCNVMWNRHDAYYEQSPWRGKKHLEGGALQTQVSHFLDLLVWWFGNIQEAKTIIDTLNHDIEIEDCGVSALRFESGTIGSLLWTTCVYNVNYEGSITIIGEKGTIKIGGKYLNKIEFWDVMSYPMPEDIDFDDAPNQYGTYQGSSSNHDKLIHSLAEQIIDSRKGVVEGDEGLKTIQAIEKIYGQAEAK, from the coding sequence ATGCGAAAGATTAGATTTGGGGTAGTAGGATGTGGACACATTGGCCGAAGGCACATTGCAGTAATTGAGGCAGAATCTCAAGCTGAGATGGTAGCCATTTGTGATGTAGATCAGCAGGTTTTGCAAAAGCTATCCGCCGACTATCCGCAAGTAATTAGCTATACAAACTACGAACGGATGCTGGCGGAGGCCGCTATCGATATTATTTGTATTTGCACTCCGCATGGTTTGCATTCCATTATGAGTATCCAGGCGGCCTACGCCAAAAAGCATATTCTGGTAGAAAAACCTATGGCGTTGACTTGCCTTGAGAGCGAACGCATGATTCAGGCCGCTGAAGAAAATGGGGTGAGCTTATACGTAGTGAAGCAAAACCGCTATAATGCCCCTATCCTCCTAACGAAGCGGACGCTAGACGAAGGACGGCTAGGGAGGGTTTTTATGGTACAGTGCAACGTGATGTGGAATCGACACGATGCGTACTATGAGCAGTCGCCTTGGCGGGGCAAAAAGCACTTGGAAGGAGGGGCACTGCAAACGCAGGTAAGCCATTTCCTGGATTTGCTGGTATGGTGGTTCGGAAATATTCAAGAAGCTAAAACCATTATCGATACGCTCAATCACGACATTGAGATTGAAGATTGTGGGGTTTCGGCACTTCGTTTTGAAAGCGGAACCATTGGGTCGCTGCTATGGACTACCTGCGTGTATAATGTAAACTACGAGGGTAGCATCACGATAATTGGAGAAAAGGGTACTATCAAAATTGGCGGGAAATATCTCAACAAAATTGAGTTTTGGGATGTGATGTCGTACCCTATGCCCGAGGATATTGATTTTGATGATGCCCCCAATCAGTACGGAACCTACCAAGGCTCCAGTTCCAATCACGACAAGCTGATTCATAGCTTGGCGGAGCAAATTATTGATAGCCGGAAAGGAGTGGTGGAAGGTGACGAGGGATTAAAAACCATCCAGGCGATTGAGAAAATTTACGGTCAGGCAGAAGCGAAGTAG
- a CDS encoding ABC transporter ATP-binding protein, whose product MSKQYRLGVVGTGTLSHDLNRWWHRVRGKDDPYLKVGEENNQEVSGDSEYVWALRDINLEVQKGEIVGIIGSNGAGKSTLLKILSRVTAPSEGVFRARGRIASLLEVGTGFHKELTGRENIFLNGAILGMTKAEVRAKLDEIVTFSGVERYVDTPVKRYSSGMKVRLAFAVAAHLEPEILIVDEVLAVGDAAFQKKAIGKMQEVSAGGKRTVLFVSHNMGAVSRLCTRGVVLKHGKTIYDGSTSEAIRTYANINAQMSDRFIGDRTDRQGLGDYQFDEVQIENEAGHIINEVATGSRVRIHTRIVPRKNVGSKQVYAAVCFRDQFGTRLFTLSTSLFGKRVMLDGETLLTFEIKRMPLSEGDYAVELYMAEGRGDTLVQDQLMNAFQLSVFGNDFFRSGDPQPRGLDQFYVDFNLYQNSNVPVIST is encoded by the coding sequence ATGAGTAAGCAGTATCGGCTTGGGGTAGTGGGTACCGGAACGCTATCGCATGATCTGAACCGCTGGTGGCATCGGGTACGGGGCAAAGACGACCCCTACCTTAAAGTAGGCGAGGAGAATAATCAGGAGGTAAGCGGAGATAGTGAGTACGTTTGGGCCTTGCGTGATATTAACTTGGAGGTACAAAAGGGGGAAATTGTCGGCATTATTGGCAGTAATGGTGCCGGTAAATCAACCTTACTGAAAATACTTTCGCGAGTGACCGCGCCTAGTGAGGGCGTATTTCGCGCTCGGGGTCGTATTGCTAGTTTGCTAGAAGTGGGCACTGGGTTCCATAAAGAATTAACTGGGCGGGAGAATATTTTCCTCAACGGAGCAATCCTCGGCATGACCAAAGCCGAAGTGCGGGCAAAGCTGGATGAGATTGTAACCTTTTCGGGTGTAGAACGCTACGTAGATACCCCAGTGAAACGCTACTCTTCGGGAATGAAAGTACGACTGGCTTTTGCCGTAGCTGCCCACTTGGAGCCGGAAATACTGATTGTGGATGAGGTACTAGCCGTAGGCGATGCCGCGTTTCAGAAGAAAGCCATCGGTAAGATGCAGGAGGTAAGTGCTGGTGGTAAACGGACTGTTCTTTTTGTCAGTCACAACATGGGAGCGGTCTCCCGACTGTGTACTCGCGGGGTGGTGCTCAAGCACGGGAAGACTATTTACGATGGCAGCACCAGCGAAGCCATCCGTACCTACGCCAATATCAACGCCCAAATGTCTGATCGTTTCATCGGCGATCGTACCGACCGGCAGGGGCTAGGAGATTACCAATTTGACGAGGTGCAGATAGAAAATGAAGCGGGGCATATAATTAATGAGGTAGCTACCGGCTCTCGAGTAAGAATTCACACCCGTATTGTGCCACGTAAAAATGTCGGTAGCAAGCAGGTCTATGCGGCAGTCTGCTTTCGCGATCAGTTTGGTACCCGGCTGTTTACGCTGTCCACGTCTTTGTTTGGCAAGCGAGTAATGCTGGATGGCGAAACGCTGCTAACCTTTGAAATTAAGCGAATGCCTCTTTCCGAAGGTGATTATGCGGTGGAGCTGTATATGGCCGAAGGGCGGGGCGATACGCTGGTGCAGGACCAGCTCATGAACGCGTTTCAGCTATCCGTATTCGGAAACGACTTCTTCCGGTCGGGTGATCCGCAGCCTCGGGGATTGGATCAGTTTTACGTAGATTTCAATCTCTATCAGAATAGTAATGTTCCAGTAATTAGCACGTAG
- a CDS encoding ABC transporter permease, which produces MKNTQFSDWTLEVTPRTRWLDINLREIWRYRDLLTLFIKRDIVVTYKQTVLGPLWFFIQPILTTLMFTIVFGNIAKISTAGVPPLLFYLSAIIAWNYFAECLKTTSDAFKKNEDIFGKVYFPRIIMPLAIVTANLVKFGIQFLLFLGFWLFFFFKGTDLYIRPEVLALPILILMVAGLGLGFGMIISSLTTKYRDLNFLIQFGVQLAMYATPVIYPLETAPEAYRTLILANPMTAIIEAFRHIFLGAGSFSLMNLSYSLASMLLILFLGLIVFQRTEKTFMDTV; this is translated from the coding sequence ATGAAGAATACTCAATTCTCAGATTGGACTTTAGAGGTAACTCCCCGCACCCGGTGGCTAGATATTAACCTACGAGAGATATGGCGGTACCGCGATTTGCTCACCTTGTTTATCAAACGAGATATTGTGGTTACTTACAAACAGACCGTATTAGGGCCGCTATGGTTCTTCATTCAGCCCATACTCACTACGCTGATGTTTACGATTGTCTTCGGAAACATCGCCAAAATTTCTACCGCTGGGGTTCCTCCGCTTCTGTTCTACCTGTCGGCCATCATTGCCTGGAACTACTTCGCCGAATGCCTAAAAACTACCTCGGATGCCTTTAAGAAAAACGAAGATATATTCGGAAAGGTCTACTTCCCCCGAATCATTATGCCCCTGGCAATTGTAACCGCTAACTTAGTAAAGTTCGGAATCCAATTTTTATTGTTTTTGGGTTTTTGGCTGTTCTTCTTCTTCAAGGGAACCGATTTATATATTCGTCCTGAGGTGCTGGCACTCCCCATCCTTATTCTAATGGTTGCCGGATTAGGATTAGGGTTCGGCATGATTATATCTTCTTTAACGACTAAATACCGCGACCTGAATTTTTTGATTCAGTTTGGCGTGCAACTGGCGATGTACGCCACTCCGGTTATTTATCCACTAGAAACTGCTCCTGAAGCCTACCGTACCCTAATTTTGGCCAATCCGATGACGGCAATTATAGAAGCCTTCCGTCATATATTTTTAGGGGCTGGTTCATTTAGTCTGATGAATTTGTCTTATAGTCTGGCAAGCATGTTGCTCATTCTCTTTTTAGGCTTAATCGTTTTTCAGCGGACGGAGAAAACATTTATGGATACGGTATGA
- a CDS encoding sulfotransferase yields the protein MVTDKMKVDFMILGAQKSATSSLFLVLNAHPALQGSRKKEPQFFCTTPDWRNNLAAYHQLFSIAEDTLYFEASTTYTFYPIKNLTIWDDLYAYNPALKFIYMVRNPVQRIVSAYMHLYERGYTDFSLSEAIIKNRFYVDTSRYYTQIIPYIRKFGRENVLLIDFDDFNQSRSSALSDVADFLQIDPDGFGDYQGVKANTTAKRRKKHHKWDNPSLAFRAVRKFLPLIWERMTDNSDRAFHKKPKLNLRQQQLILHMLELEINELEKLMNKDLSHWKFIAE from the coding sequence ATGGTCACTGATAAAATGAAAGTAGACTTTATGATATTGGGAGCCCAAAAGTCGGCTACCAGTAGTTTGTTTTTAGTACTCAATGCTCATCCGGCTTTGCAAGGAAGCCGGAAAAAAGAGCCCCAGTTTTTCTGTACTACCCCAGACTGGCGGAATAATTTAGCAGCCTATCATCAGCTATTTAGTATTGCTGAAGATACGCTGTACTTTGAGGCTTCTACTACCTATACTTTTTACCCGATAAAAAATCTTACTATTTGGGATGATTTGTACGCCTACAATCCTGCTTTAAAGTTTATTTATATGGTTAGGAATCCGGTGCAACGCATTGTATCAGCGTATATGCACCTGTACGAACGCGGATATACTGACTTTAGCTTATCGGAAGCGATTATTAAGAACCGGTTTTACGTTGACACCTCCCGTTACTACACGCAGATCATACCCTACATCCGAAAGTTTGGCCGGGAGAATGTATTGCTCATTGACTTTGACGACTTTAACCAAAGTCGTAGCTCCGCATTAAGCGATGTTGCTGATTTCTTACAAATAGATCCTGATGGATTTGGTGATTATCAAGGGGTTAAAGCCAACACTACTGCCAAACGGCGCAAGAAGCACCATAAATGGGATAATCCAAGTTTGGCCTTCAGGGCCGTTCGTAAGTTTTTACCGCTGATTTGGGAGCGAATGACTGATAACTCCGACCGAGCCTTTCATAAGAAACCTAAGCTTAATCTTAGGCAGCAACAACTGATTCTGCATATGCTGGAATTAGAAATCAATGAGCTGGAAAAGCTGATGAATAAAGATTTATCACATTGGAAGTTCATAGCGGAGTAA
- a CDS encoding ISKra4 family transposase, whose translation MEVKEAKINQIRQHLDQIIAQMDARSKEGMRIHQVERSLFTSLLQLGFQLLEYYILSIQQVVAVQGVPVDRAGEKMKNTGLRSRPYRSIFGPLSIARPKYYSTTGKSYYRLDEALGLPKSNYSYVLDDWLGYGATEMDFAQSAEQLERILGHPLRGMQSQRCSYRLCEQVKDFYEQQAWENIEDGTHLSVGFDGKGVPIRRSETQRAEESTAVRLSKGQKKGVKKEATVSLSSSFTPRPRQAQELLESLFCPTHEPQKPDGGHTWHEHKHLRAFLSDKVGAIRYGVENLLRRDASAKKPIIVLIDGDRALEKAVRQVVEEKKVTHRVEAYVLDFIHLLEYVWKVANAHWGEKHPNRFAWVRSQAALLLDSQHDEVRQQWQVILQQATLSQYKRDTVQRAITYLTNHQHMVDYKTYLQLGFPITTGAVESACGHFVKSRMERNGMHWGKQGAQNMLNLRAVRKNGDWDNYLQTVVKHEQQALYQKAA comes from the coding sequence ATGGAAGTAAAGGAAGCAAAAATCAACCAGATAAGACAACACTTAGATCAGATAATAGCCCAAATGGATGCCCGAAGTAAAGAAGGAATGAGAATTCATCAGGTAGAGCGGTCTTTGTTTACCAGTTTATTGCAGTTAGGTTTTCAACTGTTAGAATACTACATTTTGAGTATACAACAGGTAGTCGCTGTTCAGGGGGTTCCCGTTGATCGTGCAGGGGAAAAGATGAAGAACACCGGGCTGCGTAGTCGGCCTTACCGAAGCATTTTTGGCCCGTTATCCATTGCCCGCCCCAAGTATTACTCAACCACTGGTAAGAGCTATTACCGGCTGGACGAAGCGTTGGGCTTACCCAAGAGCAACTATTCTTACGTATTGGATGATTGGTTAGGGTATGGGGCCACCGAGATGGACTTTGCCCAAAGTGCTGAGCAGTTGGAGCGCATCTTAGGTCATCCCCTAAGGGGTATGCAAAGCCAACGGTGTAGTTACAGGCTTTGCGAGCAAGTAAAAGACTTTTATGAGCAACAAGCCTGGGAAAACATAGAAGATGGTACTCATTTGAGCGTAGGCTTTGACGGTAAGGGGGTGCCCATTCGTCGCAGCGAAACTCAGCGAGCTGAGGAAAGTACGGCGGTTCGTCTGAGCAAAGGACAGAAGAAGGGGGTCAAAAAAGAAGCCACAGTAAGCCTGAGCAGTTCGTTTACCCCGCGGCCCCGGCAGGCTCAAGAACTCTTAGAGAGCTTGTTTTGCCCTACCCATGAGCCGCAGAAGCCCGATGGAGGGCATACCTGGCACGAGCACAAGCATCTACGAGCCTTTCTCTCAGACAAGGTAGGGGCCATCCGCTACGGGGTGGAAAACCTACTTCGGCGCGATGCTAGTGCAAAAAAGCCGATCATCGTTTTGATAGACGGTGACCGAGCCTTAGAAAAAGCAGTTCGGCAAGTGGTAGAAGAAAAGAAAGTTACCCATCGGGTAGAGGCCTACGTACTGGATTTTATTCACTTGCTAGAGTACGTTTGGAAGGTGGCTAACGCTCATTGGGGGGAGAAGCATCCCAATCGTTTTGCTTGGGTGAGAAGCCAAGCCGCCTTGTTACTAGACAGCCAGCATGATGAGGTACGACAGCAATGGCAAGTTATCTTGCAACAGGCTACCTTGTCTCAATACAAGCGTGACACTGTCCAACGAGCCATCACCTACCTGACCAACCATCAGCATATGGTAGATTACAAAACCTATCTACAGCTAGGATTTCCTATCACCACCGGAGCGGTGGAAAGTGCCTGTGGACATTTTGTAAAGAGCCGTATGGAGAGAAACGGCATGCATTGGGGAAAACAAGGTGCGCAGAATATGCTCAACCTACGAGCCGTCAGAAAGAACGGCGATTGGGACAACTACCTACAAACAGTAGTCAAACACGAACAACAAGCTCTTTACCAAAAAGCTGCCTGA